The Flavobacterium sp. CBA20B-1 genome includes the window GAACCTGGTACTGAAGTAAAATAGGTTTGGGCATTATTGCCTGAACCCATACCTTCTTGGGTGATTTCTACCAATATGTTTGATTGTCCATCCCAATAGAAAGGACTGTCAAACTGTATGGTTTGCATACCTTGGAAGGTGTGTGTGTGATTCACTTCCGAATATACGGTTGATAAATTACCCGTAGCAAAGTTTGTTGTACCAAACGTAGCGTTTGGTGTCAACATCATTTTCACCGTGTACATTGGGTTGCTTAAACTTGCTCCTGAATTAATAGTTTCAAATGACAAGCTGTTAATGTATCCTGATGTATTTACACCTTGTGCAATCAATTCTGCAGCTGTATAAATATATTGTTGTTTAGAGTACATTGCACTTTGTACAAATGCAGATATTTCGCTTGTTGCAGCTGTGGTAGTTAATTTACTACCTATTGATGCCATAGCAGGTATGCTTTCTAAAGCTTCTAACTCTTGAATTTCGTTTTTACAAATGTCGTAAGAACTAGCCAATGTGGTTAATGCTTCCGGTTTTTTACCTGCATATACGCGAACTGTTTTAATGTGTTCACAAATACCGTTTGATTGTGTAGCAGATAATACATATTCTTGTTCTACGTTGGTAGCGAAAGTCCAACCATTTACTGCGTCACCGCTTACTCCTGCACTTGGTGTCCATACAAATGTATCGTAGTTACCCAAGTTGGTGGTAATGGTTACAGGATCTGATACACCACCTTCACATGAGGTGATGCTCGCTGTGGAAAGTTCAAATGCCGGTTTTAAGGAAACCGTTACCGGAATTTCTATCGCTGGTGATATACAACCTGCATTACCTACAAATACAATGTTTGCACGTACATTTGTAGCAGTTCCTGTTGGTTGTGCTAAAATACCCGAAATACCTGCGCCATCTGTATAATAATAAGTGGTTTTAGCGCTAGATGTAGTGTGTCCTTTAACACTACCACTAGGACTTGTCCAAGCACCATTATCATTTGCAACCTGCACCACTATACTACTTGCACCATCCCAAATAAATGGGGTACTTAAAGTAAAGGTCATTACCCCGGTATTAAGCGGCTGCGACGGATTGTTATAAACCTCGGTTAACGAAGTATATGGTATAAAATTAGAATTAGCTGTAGTTTGAGATGAATTTGTAATTGCAATTCTAAAATTTAAACGCGGATTGTAAGCTCCAACTGCTGCAACATCAAACTTAAGTGCCGTAATTGGTCCCGCTGCCAATCCTTGAGCAATTAACTCTTCAGCTGTATAAATATATTGGGTTTTTATCCCTTCAAAGATATTATATAGGAAATTCCATGTTGCGCCATCAGCAATGGTTCCATTGCCAACTGGTACGGATGACCCACTTACAATTTTTTGACTACGTAGCCAGAAACTTCTGTTTTGCGTAACATCGTCTTCCGAAACAAAGTTAGATCCCACAAATAATGGTTCTACATCTGTTGCGCTGTCAAACCATGCTGCTTCAAAAGTAGTATCTACTAAAGTGGCGTCTAACACCGCTTTTTGTGGTCCACACAATGCCAACGATGGCGTGTATGTTACAAAATCCGAGTAGTTACACAAAGTAGTTACCGATGGTCCTTTTGCCCAATCACTTTGATCTGTTGCCGAACATACCGCACGTACATAAACTGTATAATCTGTTGATGGGGCTAATCCAGGTACAGTAATATTGGTTACACCAATAGCTGTTACTGTGCTATAAATTGCTCCTGGTGTTCCTGGATTGCCACTTGTGCGTACTTCCACTTCATAAGCCATTTGGCTCAGGTTGTATATATCCTGCCAAGAAACATCAAATGAGTTTTTGCTTACATTCGAGATTGCAATTGTACTTTCTTCAATTGGTCTACAGCTTGGTGCATCTTCGTAATAGATATCATCTATAAAGATATATTTACTCATACTTTCATTATCAAAAGAAAATGCAAAATAATCATCGGTAGTACTAATTGGTAAATAAACAATATACTCTTGATAAGCTGTTGATGAAACATTAACGGTTTTAATCAATGTTTTTGTAGCACTTGCTGTGTTTCCATTCATACTATAGATGCTCAATTTTTCACCGTAGTTACCTGTAAAGTATAAGCGAGCTGAGAAGCGTAAGCGTTTGGTTCCGTTACCTAAATTATCGGTTTCTGGTGAAACTAGGGTAACTTCACCATCATAAGATGAACCTTGATAGGTATAGAAATGTTTTGATCCAGTTTTTGGACCCGTTGTACCAGTATAACCATAAGGATAGGTACTATTAGACCCCGTTCTTAAATAGGTCCAACAGTTCGGTACCGTGTTATTTGAAGAGCCACCTATATCCGCATTTTCAAAACCTTCAAAGAATGAACCCATAATCACGCCACACAAAGTATTGAATTTAACAGGGAATAAAGTCCAAAGTCCATCTGTAGTTCCACATTTACTGCGTATATATACCGTATAACTTGTAGAATGATTTAAACCAGAAATATTAACAGAAGTTGCTGGAGCATTTACGATGCCTGTTTGAACCAAACCGGTAGCGCCTGAACCAGCAGCACCTGATGTGCGAATTTCATATTCATATCCAGTCACTCCTGCTGCCAATGATGCATTCCATGAAATAGTAGCAGATGTTTGGGCAATATTTGCCACTTGGATGTTTGTAGGAAATATACATGGAGACAAATCTTCATAATACACATCATCTACATATACATACGCAGTACCGTTTTGACTGTCAAATGAAAAAGCAAAATAATCATCGGTACCGGCGGGAAGCGGTATAATAAACTCTTGCCAAGTAGTTGTTAACGGGAAGTTATTCTCTAACAAAGTTAAGGTTCCCGTAGCAGTAGGATTATTCATTGTGTATAATCCAAGTTTCTGGGTACTTTGATAAGAAGTAGAGGATACTCTAGCCCAAAAGCGAACTTGTTTTGTACCATTGCCTAAATTGTTCGTTTCAGGAGAAATTAATAGCATTTCATTACTTGTGCTAGGGCGGTAAGTGTAAAAACCTTTACCTGTTCTACCGGCTGATGTTGTGGTATAACCGTAACCCGAAGAAGCCTTATTTAGGTATGTCCAACAATTTGGAATGGTAGGATTTGTGCTACCACCTGTATCAACACCATCAAAATTTTCATAGAAATTAGCTGTATAAACTGGACACAATGTGGTGAATTTAACAGGGAAAGTGGTCCATACTCCTTTATTTGCACCGCAAACTGCTCTTACATATACGTAATAGGTAGTTGCGCCTGATAAGGCATTTGTAGTGGCTGTGGTTGAAGGAGCTGTAGTACTGCCGCTAGCAACAGCACCTGCTGTTCCTGGTGTACCAGATGTACGTACTTCCCATTCATAACCGGTAACTCCCGGAGCCAAAGATGGATTCCAAGTAAAAGTTGCACCTGTGATTGTAATGTTATTCGCTGCTAAATTGACAGGGAAAATACAAGGTGATAAATCTTCATAATACACATCGTCAAGATATACATATGCGGTTCCATTTTGGTTATCAAACGAAAAAGCAAAATAATCGTCTGTAGTTACAGGTAATGGAACGATAAATTCTTGCCAAGTGGTTGTTAAAGGAATGTTGTTTTCCACTAATGATAAAACTCCTGTAGATGTAGGGTCACTCATCGTGTAAACACCTAATTTTTGTGTAGTTTCGTAAGTTGTCGATGATACACGCGCCCAGAAACGTACTTGTTTCGTTCCGTTTCCTAGATTGTTTGTTTGAGGTGAAATCAACAACATCTCGCCCGTTGTATTAGGTCTATATGTATAAAAACCTTTTCCAGATCTTGCAGCAGTAGTTGTGGTATAACCATAACCCGACGATGCTTTGTTAAGATAAGTCCAACATTCTGGTACAGTTGGGTTAGAAGAGCTACCTGTTGCTACAGCGTCAAAACTTTCGTAGAAAGCAGTAGTAGCTGTTTGCGAAACTGTAACTATATTAGAAGTACTAACACCATTGCTATTTGTACAAGTAACAACAAAGCGGTAATCACTACTTACTGTTTGGTTTGTTACAGTATAAATAAAAGATGTTGCGCCTGAAATATCTGTAAAGTTATTAAGACCAGCATCAGATCTTTGCCATTTATATGTAATATTTCCACCTTTTGTAGCTCCTGAAGCTGTTAGTGTAAATGGTTGGGTTGGACATGGTCTCGGCGAAGCTGTTGCTGTACCTGCATTAGGAGTACCAGTACAAGGTGCTAATGAAGTGATCATAACAGTACCATTTCCTGTAGTATCAGGGTTAGGCATAAAACCAGCATCTCCAAACATAAATGTAACACCGCCAGTTACACCTCCTAAATAAGAAGAACCTCCGCCGCCGCCGCCAGCACAATAAAAACCATGCGAACCAGCACCGCCACCATACCAGCCGCCGCCGCCGCCTGCTCCATTACCGCCACTTGTGGCAGTACCGCCAGAACCTCCTATACCAAAAGCACCAGCACCACCTACTGAATAGGTAGCGTCTGAACCACCAGCACCACCAGCGGTTTGTGTAGCTCCTTGACCTATCCTAGCAGCATACGAACCAGCAATAGGAGTTCCTCCTGATAATCCTCCACCATGACCACCTGAAATAGCGTTGGCAGAGCCATTACATTCTTGGTAACCAGCAGCTCCACCACCACCGGCAACCATTATTCTGTTTGTTAGGGCTGTTCCTCCAACTCTAATATCTGAGGCACCACCACCACTTCCGCAAACGCCTGAAACACCTGTTCCACCGCCAGAAGCACCGCCTCCATTAAATCCACCGGGAACATTTAGTCCTTCAGTAGCTCCTTTTCCACCTACATAGATATTCAATGTGGTTGTAGCAGTTAGTGTTAAAGTAGCTTTCGCATATCCCCCTTTACCTCCTAACTTGGGAACGCTTGCATTTGAATTTGCTCCAGTAGTTCCTCCTCCGTCAGCTCCCCACATTTCAATTTCATAATTACCAGCTGGAAGAGATACCGTTTGAGCCGCACCTGTGTATGTATAAGTTTGAGAATGAACCTGCAAACTTGGCAAAAACATACCGAGTAACATTAATATCAAGGTCTTAGTGGTTAACCACCGCACTTTAAACCTGGATAATTGTGTAATTTTTTTCATAATTTATACTATATTTACAATTAGTCATTTGAACGATAAACTTAATTATTTTTTTTTAATTCTTTAATACTTAATTGTATTTTTTTTAACTTTTAACACAATTAGATTAAAATAATTATTTGTAAAAAATTATATAAATAACAAAACCCGCCTTAATTAAAGCGGGTTTGTAGTATAATCATCAACCGAAATAAACTTTTTTTATCTATATATTAAAAATTCAAGTCTATTTCTTGTTTTGACTCTTTTGAACCTACAACAATGGCATCGTATTTACGCATACCAGTTCCTGCAGGAATTCTGTGACCAACAATTACATTTTCTTTTAAGCCTGATAAATTATCAATTTTTCCTGCTACTGCTGCTTCGTTCAATACTTTTGTTGTTTCTTGGAACGATGCTGCTGAAATGAATGACTTGGTTTGTAACGACGCTCTTGTGATACCTTGTAATACCGGAGTTGCGGTTGCAGGAATTACATCGCGGGCTACTACTAAGTTTTTGTCTTCACGACGCAAGATGGAATTTTCATCTCTTAATTCGCGCACAGAAATAATCTGTCCTTCTTTTAAAGTGGATGAATCTCCGGCATCTTCTACAACTTTCATTCCGAATAAACGATCGTTTTCACGGATGAAATCGTCTTTGTGAATTAATTGCTCTTCTAAGAATAGGGTATCACCTGAATCTTGGATTTGAACTTTACGCATCATTTGGCGGATTACAACTTCAAAGTGTTTGTCTGAAATTTTTACCCCTTGTAAACGATATACTTCTTGAATTTCGTTTACCAAATATTGCTGTACTGCAGATGGCCCTTGTATTCTTAAAATATCATCTGGCGTAATGGCACCGTCTGATAAAGAGGTTCCTGCTTTAACGAAATCGTTTTCTTGAACCAAAATTTGGTTTGATAATTTCACTAAATATTTGCGTTGATCATCTTCACCAGTTTTTGGTGTCACAATGATTTCGCGGTTACCACGTTTAATTTTCCCGAAAGAAACCACACCGTCTATCTCGGCAACTACTGCCGGGTTTGATGGATTACGTGCTTCTAACAACTCGGTAATACGAGGTAAACCTCCGGTGATATCACCTGTTTTTGATGACTTACGAGGGATTTTAACTAAAACTTTACCTGCTTTAATTTTCTCTCCATCGTTTACCATTAAGTGTGCCCCAACCGGTAAGTTGTACGAACGGATCAATTCCCCTTCTTTATTATAAATCAATAAAGTAGGAACTAATTTTTTGTTTCTTGATTCTGTAATTACTTTTTCTTGGAAACCTGTTTGCTCATCGATCTCCACCATAAATGTTTGGTTTTGTTCAATGTCTTCATAGGCAACTTTACCTGTAAATTCAGAAATAATAACTCCGTTATACGGGTCCCACTTACAAATTACGGTTCCTTCTTCCACCACTTGTTTGTCTTTCACATAAATAGTTGACCCGTAAGGAATGTAATGTGTATTTAAAACGATACCTGTGTTTAAATCTACTAATTTTAATTCTGTTGAACGAGAAATTACAATGTCGATTTCTTTTCCATCGGCATCTTCTCCTTTTACAACTTTTAAATCTTCTATTTCTAAACGACCTTTGAATTTTGTTGTAATGGTAGAAACCTCGGAAATGTTACCAGCCGTACCACCCACGTGGAATGTACGAAGCGTTAACTGTGTTCCTGGCTCACCAATTGACTGTGCTGCAATTACACCAACTGCCTCACCCAATTGTGCCATACGGTTTGATGCCAAGTTACGTCCGTAACATTTCACACAAATTCCGTGATCTGCCTCACAGGTTAATGCCGAACGAACTTCTAATCGCTCTAATGGAGATGCATTGATTTTTGCAACGTGTGCTTCATTAATCATTTCACCTGCCGGAACAATTACTTCGTTGGTTAATGGGTTGATAACATCATCGATAGTGATACGTCCTAAAACGCGCTCGCCTAATGATTCTACTATCTCTTCGTTTTTCTTTAATGCTTCAAATTCGATACCTCTCAATGTGCCGCAATCTTCTGAATTAACGATTACATCTTGAGCTACATCGTGTAAACGACGTGTTAAGTATCCTGCATCGGCTGTTTTCAATGCGGTATCGGCCAAACCTTTACGCGCACCGTGGGTTGAAA containing:
- a CDS encoding glycine-rich protein — its product is MKKITQLSRFKVRWLTTKTLILMLLGMFLPSLQVHSQTYTYTGAAQTVSLPAGNYEIEMWGADGGGTTGANSNASVPKLGGKGGYAKATLTLTATTTLNIYVGGKGATEGLNVPGGFNGGGASGGGTGVSGVCGSGGGASDIRVGGTALTNRIMVAGGGGAAGYQECNGSANAISGGHGGGLSGGTPIAGSYAARIGQGATQTAGGAGGSDATYSVGGAGAFGIGGSGGTATSGGNGAGGGGGWYGGGAGSHGFYCAGGGGGGSSYLGGVTGGVTFMFGDAGFMPNPDTTGNGTVMITSLAPCTGTPNAGTATASPRPCPTQPFTLTASGATKGGNITYKWQRSDAGLNNFTDISGATSFIYTVTNQTVSSDYRFVVTCTNSNGVSTSNIVTVSQTATTAFYESFDAVATGSSSNPTVPECWTYLNKASSGYGYTTTTAARSGKGFYTYRPNTTGEMLLISPQTNNLGNGTKQVRFWARVSSTTYETTQKLGVYTMSDPTSTGVLSLVENNIPLTTTWQEFIVPLPVTTDDYFAFSFDNQNGTAYVYLDDVYYEDLSPCIFPVNLAANNITITGATFTWNPSLAPGVTGYEWEVRTSGTPGTAGAVASGSTTAPSTTATTNALSGATTYYVYVRAVCGANKGVWTTFPVKFTTLCPVYTANFYENFDGVDTGGSTNPTIPNCWTYLNKASSGYGYTTTSAGRTGKGFYTYRPSTSNEMLLISPETNNLGNGTKQVRFWARVSSTSYQSTQKLGLYTMNNPTATGTLTLLENNFPLTTTWQEFIIPLPAGTDDYFAFSFDSQNGTAYVYVDDVYYEDLSPCIFPTNIQVANIAQTSATISWNASLAAGVTGYEYEIRTSGAAGSGATGLVQTGIVNAPATSVNISGLNHSTSYTVYIRSKCGTTDGLWTLFPVKFNTLCGVIMGSFFEGFENADIGGSSNNTVPNCWTYLRTGSNSTYPYGYTGTTGPKTGSKHFYTYQGSSYDGEVTLVSPETDNLGNGTKRLRFSARLYFTGNYGEKLSIYSMNGNTASATKTLIKTVNVSSTAYQEYIVYLPISTTDDYFAFSFDNESMSKYIFIDDIYYEDAPSCRPIEESTIAISNVSKNSFDVSWQDIYNLSQMAYEVEVRTSGNPGTPGAIYSTVTAIGVTNITVPGLAPSTDYTVYVRAVCSATDQSDWAKGPSVTTLCNYSDFVTYTPSLALCGPQKAVLDATLVDTTFEAAWFDSATDVEPLFVGSNFVSEDDVTQNRSFWLRSQKIVSGSSVPVGNGTIADGATWNFLYNIFEGIKTQYIYTAEELIAQGLAAGPITALKFDVAAVGAYNPRLNFRIAITNSSQTTANSNFIPYTSLTEVYNNPSQPLNTGVMTFTLSTPFIWDGASSIVVQVANDNGAWTSPSGSVKGHTTSSAKTTYYYTDGAGISGILAQPTGTATNVRANIVFVGNAGCISPAIEIPVTVSLKPAFELSTASITSCEGGVSDPVTITTNLGNYDTFVWTPSAGVSGDAVNGWTFATNVEQEYVLSATQSNGICEHIKTVRVYAGKKPEALTTLASSYDICKNEIQELEALESIPAMASIGSKLTTTAATSEISAFVQSAMYSKQQYIYTAAELIAQGVNTSGYINSLSFETINSGASLSNPMYTVKMMLTPNATFGTTNFATGNLSTVYSEVNHTHTFQGMQTIQFDSPFYWDGQSNILVEITQEGMGSGNNAQTYFTSVPGSNVGMYATSATDPNPTAGTRTTDRLDVQFGLEQSSVTWSPINNLYVDAAATVPYTAGTNALTVYTTSGVAMNQVYNALLTAPSGCETTKAVTINVADVVTPVVQSQTFCQATPVSNVVVTGGTNATFEFYSSATATTPITNITQTGTYYVEATQGNCKSVRVPFTATVTPLALPTAQFTQVVCGGGTVSALMASGVSGSQIRWYSSATSTTPLASTTPLVDNTTYYASQTLGACESGRIAVLVDINAAPASLTPQTISICGTLNYGNVNLNQIPGAELVWYPSATSTTPIPNNGQIVNGTYYVSQKVNGCESLRVQVIATAQGSVPAPTATIQNICGAGTVAQLNAQILPNATAEWYSNATAVTPLAANTPLTNGTYYVSQRVGNCVSVKVPVAVRLISTAAPAVAPITLCAGSTVGSITLPTPSGVSYRWYVNSTSTVVLPSTDVLQSGYYFVTRVENGCESARTQVQITINSRPNSPTGASPQTFNDTDNAQISSLIMTQPNVVWYATYDDAMKGLNPLNQNMPLVDQTTYYAVIIGSNGCPSLPTPIEVRILLGVNDFDLSKLNYYPNPVNDQLTITYSEVITNVEVFDLNGRLVMKNSFDKETVQLDFSRLSSGTYMLNVKTKENSQFIKIVKK